In Malus sylvestris chromosome 16, drMalSylv7.2, whole genome shotgun sequence, the following are encoded in one genomic region:
- the LOC126608280 gene encoding membrane protein PM19L-like has product MAQTVGRNVAAPLLFLNLIMYLIIVGFASWCLNRFINGQTNHPSFGGNGATMFFLIFSILAGVMGIASKLAGANHIRAWRSDSLAAAGSSAIVAWALTALALGLACKQISIGGFRGWRLRVLEAFVIVLTVTQLLYLLLLHAGVFSSKYGPGYRDTDYPADGDPIHKGTTGGIPASRVV; this is encoded by the exons ATGGCTCAGACTGTGGGAAGGAACGTGGCAGCTCCATTGCTGTTTCTGAACTTGATCATGTATTTGATCATTGTCGGTTTTGCTAGTTGGTGTCTCAACAGGTTCATCAATGGCCAGACCAATCACCCTA GTTTTGGAGGAAATGGTGCGACAATGTTCTTTTTGATATTCTCCATATTGGCTGGAGTGATGGGCATAGCATCAAAGCTGGCCGGAGCAAACCACATCAGAGCTTGGAGGAGTGATAGCCTAGCTGCAGCAGGATCATCAGCCATCGTGGCATGGGCTCTCACAGCACTGGCCCTTGG GCTGGCATGCAAGCAGATAAGCATTGGAGGGTTTAGAGGATGGAGGCTGAGGGTCTTGGAGGCTTTCGTAATAGTCTTGACAGTCACTCAGCTATTGTACCTCTTGCTGCTTCATGCGGGTGTCTTCAGCAGCAAGTATGGCCCGGGCTACCGTGACACCGACTACCCAGCTGACGGCGATCCGATACACAAGGGCACAACTGGAGGAATTCCTGCGTCTAGGGTTGTTTAA
- the LOC126608469 gene encoding uncharacterized protein LOC126608469 has translation MKNDRSPPKAHSSRVLVFLEPLQSVAEKQASASDFCIDAAAFTTMKKKRASHTSDSNPILDLKSIIHQHSQFFDKLVELIPARFYLPVDDDDKPWFQGLSKTAKASAKKESKENIKKARRERLDPEKSSKTTLDVLKQSLEKKSNDESDSDEIEIKPVVPGLEDDERSVEDDERSVTYEELQQRLRRKLDEFRAGRHSEGSERARKRIERKERYEKKGTDQKKRKREAVSDGKKSASDDSVAKVEKDVAEAAKELTFGYVKLGDEDEVGKTNKKKKLSKLQELERAKQLQEAKKDPEKGEIISKKHSWKAATSRAAGIKVHDDPKLLKQSIQKEKKRHQKNAEKWKGRVETTEKMKADKQKKRSDNISQKKQEKINRKIAKREKKLMRPGFEGRKEGFITEG, from the exons atgaaaaatgatcgTAGCCCACCAAAAGCCCATTCCTCTAGGGTTCTTGTATTCTTGGAACCGCTGCAATCTGTAGCAGAAAAACAAGCTTCAGCTTCTGATTTCTGTATCGACGCCGCGGCATTCACcacg atgaagaaaaaaagagcaAGTCATACCAGTGATTCCAATCCAATTCTCGATTTGAAGTCTATTATCCATCAGCATTCTCAATTCTTCGACAAGTTAGTTGAGCTCATCCCTGCTAGATTCTATCTACCCGTTGACGATGATGATAAGCCATGGTTTCAAGGTCTCAGCAAGACTGCAAAAGCTTCAGCAAAGAAGGAATCAAAGGAAAACATTAAGAAAGCTCGAAGAGAACGGTTGGATCCAGAGAAGTCTTCTAAGACTACCCTTGATGTGCTAAAGCAAAGTTTGGAAAAGAAGTCAAACGATGAGAGTGATAGTGATGAAATAGAGATTAAGCCTGTGGTGCCTGGTCTGGAAGATGATGAACGATCAGTGGAAGATGATGAACGTTCAGTGACATATGAAGAACTCCAGCAACGGCTTCGTCGCAAACTTGATGAGTTTCGGGCTGGTCGGCATTCCGAAGGTTCAGAGAGAGCAAGGAAGAGGATTGAGCGAAAGGAAAGATATGAGAAGAAAGGAACTGACCAGAAGAAACGGAAGAGAGAGGCCGTATCTGATGGTAAGAAATCTGCTAGTGATGATTCAGTGGCTAAAGTGGAGAAAGATGTTGCAGAGGCTGCAAAGGAGCTGACATTCGGTTATGTCAAACTTGGGGACGAAGATGAGGTTGGTAAgacaaataagaagaaaaagttGTCAAAGTTGCAGGAGCTTGAGAGGGCAAAACAGTTGCAAGAAGCCAAGAAAGATCCAGAAAAAGGTGAGATAATCTCGAAGAAGCATTCTTGGAAAGCTGCAACAAGTAGAGCTGCTGGGATCAAGGTTCACGATGATCCAAAGTTGTTGAAACAAAGCATTCAGAAGGAGAAGAAGCGGCATCAGAAGAATGCCGAGAAGTGGAAGGGAAGGGTTGAAACCACAGAGAAGATGAAAGCAGATAAACAGAAGAAGAGATCAGATAATATATCACAGAAAAAGCAAGAGAAGATAAACCGGAAAATcgcaaaaagagagaaaaagctCATGCGGCCAGGGTTTGAAGGTCGCAAGGAAGGTTTCATCACCGAAGGTTAA
- the LOC126608536 gene encoding MYB-like transcription factor EOBI gives MYLGMMAGQHMGWGLIEEEGWRKGPWTAEEDRLLIEYVRVHGEGRWNSVARLAGLKRNGKSCRLRWVNYLRPDLKRGQITPHEERIIVDLHARWGNRWSTIARSLPGRTDNEIKNYWRTHFKKKAAKAASDASEKVKTRLLRRQQFYQQQQHQQLNQADLKKIMALLDENDNNKIPSCWPQVKPDSETSTTTVCPHTADQEQGFFSSMLHGNVYVPEPASTNEENFLWDGLWNLDDIHGNFNPTSACATGKTSLHSNLVVPFC, from the exons ATGTATTTGGGGATGATGGCAGGTCAACATATGGGTTGGGGTTTAATAGAAGAGGAGGGTTGGAGAAAGGGTCCTTGGACTGCTGAGGAAGATAGGTTGCTTATTGAGTATGTGAGGGTTCATGGTGAAGGCAGATGGAACTCTGTGGCCAGACTTGCAG GACTGAAGAGGAATGGAAAGAGCTGCAGACTGAGGTGGGTAAATTATTTGAGGCCAGACCTTAAGAGGGGGCAAATTACTCCACATGAAGAGAGAATAATAGTAGACCTACATGCAAGATGGGGGAATAG ATGGTCAACCATTGCAAGGAGTTTGCCTGGAAGGACTGATAATGAGATCAAGAACTATTGGAGGACCCATTTTAAGAAAAAAGCAGCCAAAGCGGCTTCTGATGCCTCCGAGAAGGTGAAAACTCGCCTTTTAAGGAGGCAACAGTTttaccagcagcagcagcatcagCAACTCAATCAAGCAGATCTGAAGAAAATCATGGCCTTACTGGATGAAAATGACAACAATAAAATACCATCCTGCTGGCCTCAAGTGAAGCCGGATTCGGAGACTTCTACTACTACTGTATGCCCTCACACAGCTGATCAGGAGCAAGGATTCTTCAGCTCCATGCTACATGGCAATGTGTATGTGCCTGAACCTGCCTCCACTAATGAGGAAAATTTTCTGTGGGATGGTTTGTGGAACTTGGATGATATCCATGGTAATTTTAACCCAACTTCAGCTTGTGCAACAGGAAAAACTAGTTTGCACAGCAACCTGGTGGTTCCCTTCTGTTGA